Proteins encoded in a region of the Enterococcus gilvus ATCC BAA-350 genome:
- the phoU gene encoding phosphate signaling complex protein PhoU: MLRTQFEEDLLNLHNQFYEMGMMVSSAVHKSVRSYIDHDKKLAQEVIDHDVEINNMEVRLEKKSFEMIALQQPVTTDLRTIITIMKASSDLERMGDHAVSVAKSTIRLKGLPRILEVEKEINEMSNYVKKMVDNVLIAYVKTDEKDARMIAKMDERVNDYFQKIYDMTTNTMEKESDTIISGTDYLHVAGYLERVGDYVTNICEWIVYLATGKITELNSNRNENF; the protein is encoded by the coding sequence ATGTTACGCACACAATTTGAAGAAGATCTGCTGAATCTTCACAATCAATTTTATGAAATGGGTATGATGGTCTCAAGTGCCGTACACAAGTCGGTTCGTTCATATATTGACCACGATAAAAAATTAGCACAAGAAGTTATTGACCATGATGTTGAGATCAATAATATGGAAGTTCGTTTGGAGAAAAAAAGTTTTGAGATGATTGCGTTGCAGCAACCTGTCACAACAGACCTGCGAACGATCATTACTATCATGAAAGCCAGTTCTGATTTGGAACGAATGGGGGATCATGCAGTATCCGTAGCAAAATCAACCATTCGACTAAAAGGGCTGCCTCGAATTCTAGAGGTTGAGAAAGAAATCAATGAGATGTCCAACTATGTGAAGAAGATGGTGGACAATGTTCTGATCGCTTACGTAAAAACAGATGAAAAAGATGCTCGGATGATCGCGAAGATGGATGAACGAGTAAACGATTATTTCCAAAAAATCTATGACATGACCACAAATACGATGGAAAAAGAATCTGATACAATCATCAGCGGAACCGACTATCTTCACGTGGCAGGGTATTTAGAACGCGTTGGGGATTATGTGACAAACATCTGTGAATGGATCGTATACTTAGCGACTGGGAAAATCACTGAACTAAACAGCAATCGAAATGAAAACTTTTAA
- the pstB gene encoding phosphate ABC transporter ATP-binding protein PstB, whose protein sequence is MSKIITSKDLHLYYGKKEALKGIDMDIEKGEITAMIGPSGCGKSTYLRCLNRMNDLIPGVTITGGVMYKDKDIYSPKTDTVELRKEIGMVFQQPNPFPFSIYENVIYGLKLKGEKDKNKLDQVVEESLKAASVWNDVKDKLHESALSLSGGQQQRVCIARVLAVNPEVILMDEPTSALDPVSTGKIENMLLELKENYTIIIVTHNMSQASRISDRTAFFLQGELIEFDKTKKIFLDPSRQETEDYISGKFG, encoded by the coding sequence ATGTCGAAGATTATTACTTCCAAAGACCTTCATTTATATTATGGCAAAAAAGAAGCGTTAAAAGGGATTGACATGGATATTGAAAAGGGCGAGATCACTGCAATGATCGGTCCCTCAGGTTGCGGAAAATCTACCTATTTACGCTGTTTGAATCGAATGAATGACTTGATTCCCGGTGTAACGATCACAGGCGGAGTGATGTACAAGGACAAAGATATTTATAGTCCTAAAACAGACACTGTCGAATTGCGAAAAGAAATTGGCATGGTTTTTCAACAACCCAATCCTTTTCCATTTTCGATTTACGAGAACGTCATTTATGGGTTAAAATTAAAAGGCGAGAAGGACAAGAACAAACTTGATCAAGTGGTTGAAGAAAGTTTGAAAGCTGCTTCTGTATGGAACGATGTGAAAGATAAGCTCCATGAGAGTGCGTTGTCTCTATCTGGCGGACAGCAGCAACGTGTCTGTATTGCTCGAGTATTGGCGGTCAATCCTGAAGTGATCTTAATGGATGAACCAACGAGTGCGCTAGATCCAGTATCTACCGGTAAAATAGAAAACATGTTGTTAGAACTGAAGGAAAATTACACTATTATTATTGTGACACATAACATGTCGCAAGCTTCACGAATATCCGATCGTACAGCCTTTTTCTTACAAGGAGAGTTGATCGAATTTGATAAGACCAAGAAAATTTTCTTAGATCCTTCGAGACAAGAAACCGAAGACTATATCTCAGGGAAATTTGGTTAG